The DNA segment GATGCCAAGGCCATTCCTGCGGGAGCTGTCGGTTATGTTAATGTCGCGGTGTCGCAAGGAATCGTCAGCGGTTATCCCGATGGCACCTTCAAGCCAAATAAGAGTGTGACCCACGCAGAGATGGCTGCCCTGTTGGATCGTACGAATGATGGCTTGCTTCAAAATCAAGGAGCCGTGTCCATTAGCGGAACCGTGAAGGAGATTCTGTTTACGACGGGAGTCACGGACAATGGGGACAACAAAGCCAACGGACAAATCAAAATTGAGACCTTGAATAAAGAGTTGTCTTCATACGCTATTTCTTCTAAGCTGCTCGTAAAGCATGACAAGAAGTTCATTTTAGCTAATCAGCTTGCCGTAAATGATACAGTGAAATTGATCGTTAAAGACGGTCAAGTTGTTGAAGCAGAGCTATTCATTGCAAAAGAAGCTAGCAAGGACGAGACACCTAAAACAGAGCCGAAACCTCAGCAAAAGTCGAAACAAGATCAAAAGGCGAGTGCAATTACAGAGTTTGAATTTGAAGTTGAATTAGCCGGTAAAGATAAAATGAAGCTGGAGTACAAAAGCAAGAAAGGAACAGCTCAGGCTGAGGTAGAGAAAGCATCTAAAAAGAATAAGGAAAAACTGAAGGGCAAACAAGCAATTCAATATCTGGAGGAGCTTCTTGCCGAAGTGGAATTGACCGACAGCATGAGCAGCAAGGAAGCCGTAGATAAGCTTTTGGCAGCTCTGGACATCAACAGGGATCAAGTGGAAGAGTTGGAGCTTGAGGTTAGGTTTTCTAACGGGAAGCAAATGAAAATCGAAATCGAAAATGACGACGATGACGATGATAACGATGACGACGACGATAACGATGATGATGATAACGATGACGATTAATTAGATAAAAAGCTTTTTAAGGGACC comes from the Paenibacillus lentus genome and includes:
- a CDS encoding S-layer homology domain-containing protein — its product is MKKLRGLLSILLASIMVFGYSGQITMAKDVRTKGLEDGRVQLVLEFEDIEEAEWAAGYITKMQSKKVLHGFEDGTFRPNQPVTRVEAIVTAVRLMGLEAEAKSKSMETQLHFKDADQLDKRFPWAKGYVIVALEHGLFDASEDKIIPDKPASRVWVSSLLVKSLGLQDEALLQMTKIPDFNDAKAIPAGAVGYVNVAVSQGIVSGYPDGTFKPNKSVTHAEMAALLDRTNDGLLQNQGAVSISGTVKEILFTTGVTDNGDNKANGQIKIETLNKELSSYAISSKLLVKHDKKFILANQLAVNDTVKLIVKDGQVVEAELFIAKEASKDETPKTEPKPQQKSKQDQKASAITEFEFEVELAGKDKMKLEYKSKKGTAQAEVEKASKKNKEKLKGKQAIQYLEELLAEVELTDSMSSKEAVDKLLAALDINRDQVEELELEVRFSNGKQMKIEIENDDDDDDNDDDDDNDDDDNDDD